Below is a genomic region from Ziziphus jujuba cultivar Dongzao chromosome 7, ASM3175591v1.
ttttatgattctaatttttttctttatgatatttaattatagtgcTGAAGATCATGGATAATGATAGTTATGTGAGTAAAGATATTAATATGTCATTGGAAGATGAAGATAAAAAAGATGAAGGAAACCTAACTGgtcaagaaaaaatagaagcgATTCATTCTAAAATTTTGGATGAAATGATACCAAAAgttggaatggaatttaaaagtgAAGATGAAGCTTATAACTTTTATAATGCTTATGCTTACAAGGTTGGTTTTGGCATTCGAAGGAGTAAGGGACATAAAGATCAAAGTGGAAAgatgaaaaatagaactttttgttgttgttgtgaagGCTTTCGGGAAAAGGATAAACGAAATATTAATGTTAAATCTCATCGTGCTGAAACAagatttggttgtttagctagaatgaaaataaatttggatcAGACTGGTAAATATCGTATTACCGATTTCATTGCCCAACATACACATGTGACATCAACTCCCAGTAAAAGTCATTTGCATAGGTCTTAGAGGAAGTTAACTTTTGTCCAAGCAGCTGAAATAGATATAGCTGATAGTTCAGGAATTGCTCCTAAAGCAagtttggagttaatggctaaGCGAGTAGGTGGATATGAAAATCTTGGATTTATTCGTGATGATTACAagaattacttgaaaacgaaaAGAACAATTCAAATGAAGGTAGGAGAGACAGGTGGTGTTTTGGAATACTTACAATCTATGCAATTGGAAGATCCTTACTTTTTTTATGCAATACAAGTGGATCAAGATGATTTgataagtaatattttttgggCAGATGCAAAAATGATGATTGCGTACTCTCATTTTGGTG
It encodes:
- the LOC125423684 gene encoding protein FAR1-RELATED SEQUENCE 5-like; its protein translation is MDNDSYVSKDINMSLEDEDKKDEGNLTGQEKIEAIHSKILDEMIPKVGMEFKSEDEAYNFYNAYAYKVGFGIRRSKGHKDQSGKMKNRTFCCCCEGFREKDKRNINVKSHRAETRFGCLARMKINLDQTAEIDIADSSGIAPKASLELMAKRVGGYENLGFIRDDYKNYLKTKRTIQMKVGETGGVLEYLQSMQLEDPYFFYAIQVDQDDLISNIFWADAKMMIAYSHFGDVVSFDTTYRKNQSGRPFAMFLGVNHHKQTTIFGAALLYDESAETFIWLFDTFVKAMSGKKPKTILTDQDPAMAKALTSQWPVTCHRLCIWHLYQNAAKHLSGVFAKFREFAKDFSSCIYDYEEEQEFFLAWNAMLEKYVLKIMIGLYECLI